One segment of Sulfobacillus thermosulfidooxidans DSM 9293 DNA contains the following:
- a CDS encoding FAD-linked oxidase C-terminal domain-containing protein, producing MLDTQSIQAIQCIVGEKNLLYDPARIKAYNCDAYTAEKAEPTAVVFPETTEQVSLLVQYFYQHGIAFLPRGAGTGLSGGATPTHHEVIINLVKMDKILSIDYENHRAVVQPGFVNLHLTQKIASHGFYYAPDPSSQSVCTIGGNVAENSGGSHCLKYGVTTNHVVAVKCVLPTGRIVELGENFGDAVGYDLLGVVVGSEGTLGIVTEITVKILKKPESVKTLLALFDRVEDASDTVSALIRHGIIPAACEMMDKLTLYAVDKSHYRVGYPSDIEAVLLIEVDGLEAGVDDVAAEVMNVCTAHHVRTVKLAANDAERDLWWKSRKMAFPAIGRISNDYLVQDGVIPRSQLTHVLETIAALSQQFGLRVANVFHAGDGNLHPLICYDARNPEELARAVMLGQQILELCVDVGGSITGEHGVGIEKIQQMAYMYNELDLNAQSRLRQIFDPLGLCNPGKILPTPQSCGDRPTRHGVVSIPSSL from the coding sequence ATGCTCGATACGCAAAGTATTCAGGCTATTCAATGTATTGTCGGGGAGAAGAATCTGCTATATGATCCGGCCCGAATTAAAGCCTACAATTGTGATGCTTATACGGCGGAAAAAGCTGAACCTACCGCCGTCGTTTTTCCTGAAACGACTGAACAGGTATCCTTGCTTGTACAATATTTTTACCAACACGGTATTGCATTTCTTCCTCGCGGGGCGGGGACTGGGCTCAGCGGAGGAGCAACGCCCACCCATCACGAAGTTATTATTAATCTGGTCAAGATGGACAAAATTTTGAGTATTGATTATGAGAATCACCGGGCGGTTGTTCAACCGGGTTTTGTCAACTTACACTTGACGCAAAAGATTGCGAGTCATGGCTTTTATTATGCCCCTGATCCTTCCAGTCAGTCCGTATGTACTATCGGAGGTAACGTCGCCGAGAATTCGGGTGGATCACATTGTTTAAAATATGGCGTCACCACCAACCACGTGGTCGCAGTCAAATGCGTGTTGCCCACTGGTCGGATTGTGGAACTCGGGGAAAATTTCGGAGATGCCGTGGGTTATGATTTGCTAGGCGTCGTTGTCGGATCCGAAGGCACTTTAGGCATCGTGACGGAAATCACTGTCAAAATTCTTAAAAAGCCGGAATCTGTCAAGACACTTTTGGCCTTGTTTGACCGCGTTGAAGATGCATCAGATACGGTATCAGCACTAATCCGCCATGGCATCATTCCAGCAGCCTGCGAAATGATGGACAAACTCACCTTATATGCCGTCGATAAAAGTCACTACCGTGTGGGTTATCCCTCTGATATTGAGGCCGTGTTGCTTATTGAAGTTGATGGGCTGGAAGCGGGTGTCGATGATGTGGCAGCGGAAGTGATGAATGTTTGCACCGCGCATCATGTACGCACGGTAAAGCTTGCGGCCAACGATGCCGAAAGGGATTTATGGTGGAAAAGCCGAAAAATGGCCTTCCCGGCTATCGGGCGCATTTCTAACGACTATCTAGTGCAAGATGGAGTGATTCCCCGAAGTCAACTGACTCATGTGCTTGAAACCATTGCGGCACTTAGCCAGCAATTCGGGTTGCGTGTGGCCAATGTTTTTCACGCGGGTGATGGTAATTTACATCCTCTCATTTGTTATGATGCGCGAAACCCAGAGGAATTAGCACGTGCAGTAATGCTGGGACAACAAATTCTCGAGTTATGTGTCGATGTGGGGGGAAGTATTACGGGAGAGCATGGAGTCGGTATTGAAAAAATTCAACAAATGGCCTATATGTATAATGAATTGGACTTGAACGCTCAATCACGCCTCCGACAAATTTTTGATCCGTTAGGACTGTGTAACCCAGGCAAAATTCTGCCCACGCCACAGAGTTGTGGGGACCGTCCCACACGTCATGGTGTTGTGAGCATCCCATCATCCCTATAA
- a CDS encoding (Fe-S)-binding protein — MAERLVSTNEERATAFGYPEPPQPDKYSKCVHCGFCLEVCPTYQQSSDENHSPRGRVYLIKQAALGDIPLDEAVIDPVMTCLDCRACESVCPSGVEVGNLIEHARGQIYAWQTEHGRLNRVQQFTLRHLFPYPKRLRWAGKFLRFYHRSGLRSLAHKTQITKLLPQHLRDYEDILPTPSSPTLTTWPTVTSPQTSPKGRVGLLTGCVMDALMSPINEATIRVVAHNGWEVVMPTQQVCCGALHVHAGDRLTARSLARTNIRAFLEADVDYVITNSAGCGAAMKEYPDLFEELSEEEYDLATQFANKVRDVSEFLVETGFEPPKHSISGAVTYHDACHLCHAQKIRQQPRRLIQSIPGIQFEEMPNADRCCGSAGIYNLTHPDMAGKLLDQKVADIPPDVDTVVLGNPGCLLQIKAGLNKHQRHVNVVHTVELLDLAYQQESGLES; from the coding sequence ATGGCAGAAAGACTGGTATCAACGAATGAAGAGCGCGCAACAGCATTTGGTTATCCGGAGCCGCCTCAGCCCGATAAATATTCTAAATGTGTTCACTGTGGCTTTTGCCTGGAAGTTTGCCCCACGTACCAACAATCATCCGATGAAAATCATTCCCCGCGAGGACGCGTGTATTTGATCAAGCAAGCGGCTCTCGGCGATATTCCATTAGATGAGGCTGTCATTGATCCGGTGATGACCTGCTTGGATTGCCGGGCGTGTGAAAGCGTCTGCCCTTCGGGAGTGGAAGTGGGCAATCTCATAGAACATGCCCGCGGGCAAATTTATGCCTGGCAAACAGAGCACGGGCGGCTAAACCGCGTTCAGCAATTTACCCTCCGTCATCTGTTTCCCTATCCGAAACGACTGAGGTGGGCTGGCAAATTCCTCCGATTCTACCACCGATCGGGTTTGCGTTCTCTCGCTCACAAAACCCAAATAACCAAATTATTGCCCCAACACCTGCGGGATTACGAAGATATTTTGCCTACGCCGTCCTCTCCGACATTGACAACATGGCCCACCGTGACTTCACCTCAAACCTCGCCCAAGGGCCGAGTAGGACTCCTTACGGGCTGTGTCATGGATGCTCTCATGTCACCGATTAATGAGGCCACGATACGCGTTGTCGCACATAATGGTTGGGAAGTTGTGATGCCTACTCAACAAGTCTGCTGCGGTGCTTTGCATGTGCATGCGGGTGATAGGCTTACGGCTCGGTCTCTGGCCCGAACGAATATCCGTGCCTTTCTTGAAGCGGATGTGGATTACGTCATCACTAACTCGGCTGGGTGTGGGGCGGCCATGAAAGAATATCCCGACTTATTTGAGGAACTTTCTGAAGAGGAATATGATTTGGCAACGCAATTCGCCAACAAGGTACGGGATGTCTCGGAATTTTTGGTCGAAACCGGCTTTGAGCCACCCAAACATTCCATATCGGGTGCAGTAACCTATCATGATGCATGTCATTTATGCCACGCACAAAAAATTAGGCAGCAACCCCGCCGCTTGATCCAATCCATTCCAGGAATCCAGTTTGAAGAAATGCCCAATGCAGACCGCTGTTGTGGGAGTGCAGGGATTTATAATCTGACCCATCCCGACATGGCAGGAAAACTATTGGATCAAAAAGTCGCGGATATTCCGCCAGATGTAGATACAGTGGTTCTAGGCAATCCCGGTTGCCTTTTGCAGATTAAAGCCGGGTTAAACAAACATCAACGTCACGTGAACGTTGTCCATACAGTGGAATTGCTTGACTTAGCCTACCAACAGGAATCCGGTTTAGAGTCGTAG
- a CDS encoding TldD/PmbA family protein codes for MKTFFDKPANSPTVPWTVEDNGEAVDITEHDWTLQWQTGQIPRLDHGEQHVRQIRLVHDGRLGSAISRSASWPELKEQALQASALGPVSAISFSSFPGDDMTTVVDDSPPDLTVMLQWVQEIRDALAFLPSSTRIHVSVSFSRQKTAREISKGTQSQQMRQYWHANLGIRDVRGTDFVQLSSSTLGKTCPRPVKLIEDIQQRWTWTEKQITLPDGQYPIVFLPAVGMSLLLPVLSRLSGPHLINHSSPWEDSIHERVLSPDFSLINDPTLSGGPRTSLYDDEGQLACVQPLIENGILRSFVLDQASASELHIPSTAMGYRPAINQLPQPLPASLVVQPGQYSLSDLMNLVPRCLILGNWIGGRSTNPLRGDIAGNASELYYVEHGEVLGRVKNTVVSINAFSALRDQLIAVGRQPHWIPAGMLQPAPGYLPPLLLDAIAIAGKHTS; via the coding sequence ATGAAGACGTTTTTTGATAAACCAGCCAATTCGCCAACAGTCCCCTGGACTGTTGAGGATAATGGAGAAGCTGTCGACATTACCGAACACGACTGGACTTTGCAGTGGCAAACAGGACAAATTCCTAGGCTAGATCATGGAGAACAGCATGTGCGACAAATTCGTTTGGTACACGATGGGCGTTTGGGAAGTGCCATTTCCCGGTCTGCATCTTGGCCGGAATTAAAAGAGCAAGCGTTACAAGCCAGTGCCTTAGGACCCGTTTCGGCTATCTCGTTTTCTTCCTTCCCGGGTGATGATATGACTACGGTCGTTGACGATTCTCCACCCGATTTGACCGTGATGCTACAGTGGGTTCAAGAAATACGGGACGCGTTAGCCTTTTTACCCTCTTCAACGCGCATTCATGTCTCGGTCAGTTTTTCCCGACAAAAGACTGCCCGTGAAATATCAAAGGGAACCCAAAGTCAGCAAATGCGGCAATATTGGCACGCTAATCTTGGCATCCGAGATGTGCGGGGAACTGATTTTGTTCAGTTATCTTCCTCCACACTCGGTAAGACATGTCCTCGCCCCGTGAAACTCATAGAAGATATCCAACAGCGATGGACATGGACGGAGAAGCAGATTACCCTCCCCGACGGACAATATCCTATCGTGTTTCTGCCCGCCGTGGGCATGAGCTTGCTCTTACCGGTCCTATCCCGGCTAAGCGGTCCTCATTTAATCAACCATAGTAGCCCGTGGGAAGACAGCATCCATGAGCGGGTTTTGTCACCCGACTTCTCTTTAATTAACGATCCGACATTGTCCGGGGGACCCCGTACCAGTTTGTATGATGATGAAGGTCAGCTCGCTTGTGTGCAGCCGCTTATCGAGAACGGAATTTTACGGTCGTTTGTGCTGGATCAAGCTTCCGCCAGTGAATTACACATCCCATCGACCGCCATGGGCTACCGTCCGGCGATCAACCAACTTCCCCAACCCCTTCCGGCGAGTTTGGTGGTTCAACCTGGACAATATAGCTTGAGCGATCTCATGAATTTGGTTCCCCGCTGTTTAATTTTGGGCAACTGGATTGGCGGGCGTTCCACAAACCCACTACGAGGAGACATTGCGGGCAACGCCAGTGAGCTTTATTACGTTGAACATGGAGAAGTCTTGGGAAGAGTCAAAAATACGGTTGTCAGCATAAATGCCTTTTCTGCCTTACGTGATCAATTGATTGCTGTGGGACGTCAGCCGCACTGGATTCCGGCTGGAATGTTGCAACCAGCCCCAGGGTATCTTCCTCCCCTGCTCTTGGATGCTATAGCTATTGCCGGAAAACACACGTCTTAA
- a CDS encoding peptide ABC transporter substrate-binding protein yields MKNVSPFILSATILGLITAGCGQSSTTAPSSSTSTSPAPSTVVVALPVQTTPNWFFPVLASTGFTDTNSQMNFMMYKPLVYISKTDGIDYAKSLATNIQYNSSGTRYVITLGSKYRWSNGKPVTAQDVVFTWDIIKAASENNAPWSYGGAGGGGIPSDWTSVQAVGSHKVVVTLAHPANQSWFIHNGLAQIIPVPKSAWDKYPNNMNQELTYIKSIANVPTAAPFKIVDGPFQFSQMQPNNYWAFTPNPHYGGHKATIKKIEFQYETSSANEFAGLKTGTVDVGYLPPSLWDSKSSLNHVDRYWSGYAFGFNMARVNQSPDALGGLGPVFSQRYVRAALEMGIDQQGIINSFYHGQGVTEDGPVPSKPPTQFYDPALSRAPYPFNPQAGKKLLEAHGWHMVNGVMTKNGIKLAFPLIYTSGSNTITDVVQLVKTDWAKEGIQVTLVPEPFDNVIQTMHSNPAKWDAAFWGGGWTYQPDYYPTGGELFATGSAANAGHYNSTTMNRLIQASYAPGTPAQTKKALFAYEAWAVKDIPYLWFPWIAQFNETANTVHHVESTFNPITDLYYPNYWTTTK; encoded by the coding sequence ATGAAGAACGTCTCACCTTTCATTCTCAGTGCCACCATTCTGGGACTTATTACGGCTGGCTGTGGGCAGAGCTCGACGACCGCGCCATCTTCTTCTACGTCGACATCGCCAGCACCCTCGACGGTCGTGGTCGCTTTGCCTGTGCAAACCACGCCAAATTGGTTTTTTCCGGTTCTCGCCTCAACAGGCTTTACTGACACTAATAGTCAGATGAATTTTATGATGTATAAGCCGTTAGTGTACATCAGTAAAACAGATGGTATTGACTACGCTAAATCCTTGGCCACAAATATTCAATATAATAGTTCAGGCACACGCTATGTCATTACGTTAGGTTCTAAATATCGTTGGTCAAACGGGAAACCGGTTACTGCTCAAGATGTGGTGTTTACTTGGGATATTATCAAAGCGGCCAGTGAAAATAATGCGCCTTGGTCCTATGGGGGTGCGGGTGGCGGCGGAATTCCCTCCGATTGGACAAGTGTGCAAGCTGTCGGTTCCCATAAGGTTGTGGTAACCTTAGCTCACCCGGCCAACCAATCGTGGTTTATTCACAATGGTCTCGCGCAAATCATTCCTGTTCCCAAAAGTGCGTGGGACAAGTATCCCAATAACATGAACCAAGAACTTACTTATATCAAGAGCATTGCCAATGTGCCAACCGCCGCCCCCTTCAAAATCGTTGACGGGCCTTTTCAATTTTCCCAAATGCAACCCAACAATTATTGGGCATTTACTCCTAATCCGCATTACGGCGGCCACAAAGCGACGATTAAAAAGATTGAATTTCAATACGAAACGTCGTCGGCTAACGAGTTCGCTGGACTGAAAACCGGTACCGTTGACGTGGGCTATCTACCGCCATCTTTATGGGATTCCAAGTCTTCACTAAACCATGTCGACCGTTATTGGAGTGGCTATGCTTTTGGATTTAACATGGCGCGTGTCAATCAAAGTCCCGATGCCTTGGGGGGATTGGGACCTGTCTTCAGTCAAAGATATGTTCGGGCAGCCTTAGAAATGGGCATCGACCAGCAAGGCATTATTAACAGCTTCTATCATGGTCAAGGTGTCACAGAAGATGGTCCGGTTCCTTCTAAACCACCAACCCAATTTTATGATCCGGCGTTGAGCCGAGCTCCTTATCCCTTCAATCCGCAAGCCGGAAAAAAGTTGCTGGAAGCTCACGGCTGGCATATGGTTAATGGGGTGATGACTAAAAATGGAATTAAATTGGCGTTTCCTCTCATTTACACATCCGGTAGCAATACCATTACCGATGTGGTGCAATTAGTCAAAACTGACTGGGCTAAAGAAGGCATCCAAGTTACTCTCGTGCCAGAACCCTTTGATAACGTGATTCAAACTATGCATTCGAATCCTGCCAAGTGGGATGCCGCGTTTTGGGGTGGTGGGTGGACCTATCAGCCCGATTATTATCCCACTGGCGGTGAATTATTTGCGACAGGCTCTGCGGCCAATGCGGGTCATTACAATTCGACGACGATGAACCGTCTTATCCAAGCCTCTTATGCTCCAGGGACTCCCGCGCAGACCAAAAAAGCGTTATTCGCCTATGAAGCATGGGCTGTTAAGGATATACCGTATTTATGGTTTCCGTGGATTGCACAATTTAATGAAACGGCTAACACGGTCCATCATGTCGAGTCAACATTTAATCCTATTACCGACTTATATTATCCAAACTATTGGACGACAACAAAATAG
- a CDS encoding 5'-methylthioadenosine/S-adenosylhomocysteine nucleosidase has protein sequence MKSLSWIALLSLTGFTWGTTLLASSPFSSASPAPRHQLSFWQIPRIGIMSPMAMEQAPILAAMKVQATIRKDGYVFYVGTLAGQPVVDVRSGEKEYAAELAMTLMALTFHLKGALLAGTAGARNPSVHVGDVVVSGFVVDKSSLHYHNQGDATPYTGVEMLTTHRSLQSHAIVGGYGIIGPRPHNASSFGYGSSHPSHHYVYFEALAGSQTLATLALHSQAVLGTTPLSDITGNPDQSGSQPAHVIEGVIGSANQWTEPLSWMAAQNALYPSDAGENEGMGFAYVTTQMGIPWLIVRGISDSPWYPSTYHGVLAADRAAKIVESVVAHWPKPSALRNTATFSDLSPESNAQKWGYIVGNKAFYNVGPVTEIVYTNSHGKTITINSPNDSEYTMP, from the coding sequence ATGAAATCGTTGTCGTGGATAGCATTACTTTCTCTGACAGGATTTACATGGGGCACCACGCTCTTGGCCTCTTCCCCCTTCTCTTCCGCGTCACCGGCGCCTCGCCACCAATTGAGTTTTTGGCAAATTCCGCGGATAGGCATCATGAGTCCTATGGCCATGGAACAGGCCCCCATATTGGCGGCTATGAAAGTCCAAGCCACAATTCGCAAAGATGGATATGTATTTTATGTGGGAACGTTGGCGGGTCAACCTGTGGTAGACGTACGAAGCGGCGAAAAAGAATATGCGGCGGAACTGGCCATGACCTTAATGGCTCTCACCTTCCATTTAAAAGGCGCATTGTTAGCCGGTACCGCTGGTGCCCGCAATCCCTCCGTACACGTGGGAGATGTTGTGGTTAGTGGATTTGTCGTCGACAAATCATCATTACACTATCATAATCAGGGTGATGCCACGCCTTACACCGGAGTGGAAATGCTTACCACGCACCGTTCACTGCAGTCACATGCGATCGTTGGCGGATATGGTATTATTGGACCACGTCCCCATAATGCGTCAAGTTTTGGTTATGGTTCTTCGCATCCCTCGCATCACTATGTTTATTTCGAAGCGTTAGCCGGTTCTCAAACTCTTGCCACGCTGGCATTGCATTCTCAAGCGGTTCTCGGAACGACCCCCCTTAGCGACATTACCGGCAATCCCGACCAGTCGGGATCGCAACCCGCCCATGTCATAGAAGGCGTCATTGGGAGTGCCAATCAATGGACGGAGCCCTTATCCTGGATGGCTGCCCAAAACGCTTTATACCCGTCAGATGCCGGTGAAAATGAAGGAATGGGCTTCGCTTATGTGACAACACAAATGGGTATTCCATGGCTAATTGTGCGGGGTATTTCGGATTCCCCATGGTATCCGTCAACGTATCATGGCGTCTTAGCAGCCGATCGTGCCGCTAAAATTGTAGAAAGTGTGGTCGCCCACTGGCCAAAACCTTCCGCTCTCCGCAATACGGCCACGTTTTCGGACTTATCCCCAGAAAGCAATGCCCAAAAATGGGGTTACATCGTAGGGAATAAAGCCTTCTACAATGTGGGGCCGGTCACAGAAATTGTGTATACAAACTCTCATGGTAAGACCATAACCATTAACTCTCCGAACGACTCAGAATATACCATGCCTTAG
- a CDS encoding aromatic ring-hydroxylating oxygenase subunit alpha, with amino-acid sequence MAGTDMEMAQWFAVADMRSLPDNKPIAIQILDQSIFLWKSHHQLYAGYDSCPHRGTPLSLGSIHQDHIVCPYHGWQFDTLGRCTNIPAQHRLPPPRARLTMLQTHISHDLAFVTLSTETLPVPDCSQSPGRTVLCGPYDFAASAPRVVENFLDVAHFSFVHQGLLGSIDHPEIVDYPVKEYAWGIEASEVRVFQPNPDGSGQPAEVSYTYRVVGPYTAQLIKETPSGYFGLDLFATPKDPTHTQAWMVIHLAYHDNALPDDTLRQFQDTLAEQDRRIVESQIPKLLPLDDRELHIRADRLSVFYRKWLKTHQVRFGTC; translated from the coding sequence ATGGCAGGAACGGATATGGAAATGGCACAGTGGTTTGCCGTGGCAGACATGAGGAGTCTACCAGATAACAAACCGATCGCTATCCAAATCCTTGACCAATCTATTTTCCTGTGGAAATCGCATCATCAACTTTATGCCGGGTATGATTCCTGTCCGCACCGGGGAACGCCCTTGTCGCTTGGGTCTATTCACCAGGATCACATAGTTTGTCCCTATCATGGGTGGCAATTCGATACGTTGGGGCGATGTACGAATATCCCAGCCCAGCATCGCCTACCACCTCCCCGGGCACGACTAACGATGCTACAGACACATATCTCTCATGACTTAGCTTTTGTCACTTTATCAACCGAGACTCTGCCAGTACCAGATTGTTCCCAGTCACCGGGACGCACCGTGCTGTGTGGCCCTTATGATTTTGCCGCAAGTGCGCCGCGCGTCGTCGAAAATTTTCTCGATGTCGCTCATTTTTCGTTCGTCCATCAAGGTCTATTGGGTTCCATCGATCACCCTGAAATTGTTGATTATCCCGTTAAAGAATATGCATGGGGTATCGAGGCCTCTGAAGTACGGGTCTTCCAGCCTAATCCCGACGGTTCGGGCCAACCTGCCGAGGTATCCTATACCTACCGGGTGGTTGGACCTTATACGGCCCAATTAATTAAGGAGACGCCTTCGGGATATTTTGGTTTAGATCTATTTGCCACACCAAAAGACCCCACGCATACCCAGGCATGGATGGTGATTCATCTAGCATATCATGATAATGCGTTACCGGATGACACATTGCGACAATTTCAAGATACCCTAGCAGAACAGGATCGCAGGATTGTCGAGTCACAAATTCCAAAATTACTCCCCTTAGATGACCGGGAATTGCATATTCGTGCAGATCGTTTATCAGTCTTTTACCGTAAGTGGTTAAAAACCCATCAAGTGCGCTTTGGCACATGTTAA
- a CDS encoding FAD-binding oxidoreductase, with translation MDRFTRNDLRIIANRLERVLSSSRVRIEQFVNDGNEEEQVWSFIRVLPSSESEIMQIVQMARTQGWRMTPSGGGAMGSYGNIPRQRPVIVLDTHNLQNIIHYAPEDMLITVEAGMTLHKLQHILAQEGQMLALDPVCDEETTTIGAIVATAKSGPYRAHYGTLRDMVTGLRVVLGDGTAVKMGSHVVKNVAGYDLSKLFIGSLGTLGIITQCTLKVKPIPRYRELCALPGTLNEIISWQRAIMDSSLIPACFELMGEIPLLPGNTATSSPWTLIIGSDENEASARFQRDTLYQLAGQSLQVIGPLEVDDFWREYRRILGAASIVLRLQTQPAHIASLASNIQHQLKADHDITSHISVTLPEGIGRLFLKTEHVDEAKRALTRLRQWVQSQQGTLVIEKAPLAVRHGIEVFYSPRLQDGALELMQLVKDQYDPQHLFNPGIFVGGI, from the coding sequence ATGGACAGATTCACACGCAATGATTTGCGAATAATAGCGAATCGTCTAGAACGGGTTCTCAGCTCCTCTCGTGTTCGAATCGAACAGTTCGTTAATGATGGGAATGAAGAAGAACAGGTTTGGTCATTCATTAGAGTATTGCCGTCCTCAGAAAGTGAGATTATGCAAATTGTCCAGATGGCCCGGACCCAAGGGTGGCGAATGACTCCTAGTGGGGGTGGCGCGATGGGGTCTTACGGCAATATTCCCAGGCAAAGGCCTGTAATTGTTCTCGATACCCACAATCTCCAAAACATTATTCATTATGCTCCGGAAGATATGCTGATTACGGTCGAAGCGGGCATGACATTACACAAGCTCCAACATATCCTGGCTCAAGAAGGACAAATGTTAGCACTTGATCCCGTGTGCGATGAAGAGACCACGACCATTGGCGCGATTGTAGCGACGGCTAAATCGGGACCTTATCGTGCGCATTATGGCACGCTTCGCGACATGGTTACGGGCCTTCGGGTGGTATTGGGCGACGGGACTGCGGTCAAAATGGGAAGCCATGTCGTCAAAAATGTTGCTGGCTATGATCTCAGCAAGTTGTTTATCGGATCTTTGGGTACTTTAGGGATTATTACCCAGTGCACCTTGAAAGTGAAGCCGATTCCGCGCTACCGCGAACTTTGCGCTTTGCCGGGGACTCTTAACGAAATTATCAGCTGGCAACGTGCCATTATGGACTCATCCTTGATTCCCGCCTGTTTTGAATTAATGGGAGAGATACCGTTGTTACCGGGGAACACGGCGACGTCCTCGCCATGGACGTTAATCATTGGGAGTGATGAAAATGAAGCCTCAGCTCGTTTTCAGCGTGACACGCTCTATCAGCTGGCTGGACAGTCATTGCAAGTCATAGGGCCTTTAGAGGTCGACGATTTTTGGCGGGAGTACCGGCGGATTCTTGGTGCCGCTTCCATCGTTCTGCGCTTACAGACACAACCGGCCCATATCGCATCACTGGCTTCTAATATTCAACACCAACTGAAGGCTGATCACGATATAACCTCACATATCTCGGTGACTTTACCCGAGGGCATCGGACGTTTGTTTCTCAAAACTGAGCATGTTGACGAGGCCAAACGCGCCCTGACTCGTCTTCGCCAATGGGTTCAATCCCAGCAGGGCACGTTGGTTATTGAAAAGGCTCCACTGGCAGTACGCCACGGTATTGAGGTTTTTTACAGTCCTCGTCTCCAAGATGGGGCATTAGAACTTATGCAGTTAGTAAAGGATCAGTATGATCCGCAGCATCTGTTCAATCCGGGAATATTTGTCGGAGGGATCTAA
- a CDS encoding TldD/PmbA family protein: MAELSTNYDGVLSTLQAILQKISAEYIEIRLEINESTQIETVDNQIKRQEHSMDIGGNVRVLSEGAFGFVHFDGWYNIEQHVQTALLLAKLSRHLGTSSTMSAAAPVQITQRLLIKEDPRAVPVDIKSQLLMHYADIAHQYSPSIRSVTGRYFDRYRHLWFINNLGTQVEQEKLDLGGAIVVMARDHHGVAQRAVSFGSSDDFGVVRLLTEEVEEAAKSAIALLSAPEIEGGEYTVVIDPHLAGVFAHEAFGHLSEADGQIGDAGILETMKLGRRFGPPNLHIYDTGRDVGSRGYLPIDDEGVEAHDVDLIKEGILVGRLHSKETAAALGDEPTGNARALHYRFPPIVRMRNTVIAPGDTPLPDMFQGIKRGIYAKGSHGGQTNGELFTFLAGEAYLIEDGHVTRPLRNAVLTGNVFTTLANISAIGTDFTRFESGGGCGKAGQMPLPVSHHAPSLRIEHCLVGGKKS, encoded by the coding sequence ATGGCTGAATTATCTACGAATTATGATGGTGTTTTAAGTACACTGCAAGCGATATTACAGAAGATTTCTGCCGAATACATCGAGATTCGTTTAGAAATTAACGAATCCACTCAGATTGAAACGGTGGACAATCAAATTAAGCGTCAGGAACATAGTATGGATATTGGTGGCAATGTGCGCGTATTGAGCGAGGGAGCCTTTGGGTTTGTGCATTTTGATGGCTGGTATAATATTGAACAACATGTGCAAACTGCTCTGTTACTTGCGAAGTTGAGTCGCCACTTAGGGACGAGCTCGACCATGTCTGCAGCTGCTCCGGTTCAAATTACACAAAGGCTTTTGATCAAAGAAGATCCGCGCGCAGTTCCTGTCGATATCAAAAGCCAATTACTTATGCATTATGCCGATATTGCCCACCAATACTCTCCCTCGATTCGTTCGGTTACCGGCCGCTATTTCGACCGTTACCGTCACTTATGGTTTATCAATAATCTGGGCACCCAAGTTGAACAAGAAAAATTGGACTTAGGCGGCGCTATCGTCGTGATGGCGCGTGATCACCACGGCGTGGCCCAACGTGCTGTGTCCTTTGGATCATCCGATGATTTTGGGGTTGTCCGTCTTCTCACTGAGGAAGTTGAAGAAGCGGCTAAGAGCGCTATAGCCCTGTTAAGTGCTCCCGAAATTGAAGGCGGAGAATATACTGTGGTGATCGACCCGCATTTAGCCGGTGTGTTTGCACATGAAGCCTTTGGCCATTTGAGTGAGGCCGATGGTCAAATCGGTGATGCCGGTATTCTCGAGACGATGAAGTTAGGTCGGCGTTTTGGTCCACCGAATCTGCATATTTATGATACGGGTAGGGATGTCGGATCAAGAGGTTATTTACCGATTGATGATGAGGGTGTGGAAGCGCACGACGTCGATTTGATTAAAGAGGGAATTTTAGTGGGCCGACTTCATTCTAAAGAAACGGCCGCAGCTTTGGGTGACGAGCCTACTGGAAATGCGCGGGCCCTTCATTATCGCTTTCCTCCCATTGTTCGCATGCGCAATACAGTAATTGCACCCGGAGATACCCCGTTACCTGATATGTTTCAAGGAATCAAACGCGGCATTTATGCTAAGGGCAGTCATGGAGGACAAACTAACGGAGAATTGTTTACCTTTCTCGCAGGAGAAGCGTATTTAATCGAAGACGGACACGTCACCCGTCCTTTAAGAAATGCCGTCTTAACGGGCAATGTTTTTACTACCCTCGCCAATATCAGCGCGATAGGAACGGACTTTACCCGGTTTGAAAGTGGTGGAGGCTGTGGTAAAGCCGGGCAGATGCCGCTACCAGTCAGTCATCATGCGCCCTCTTTACGAATCGAGCACTGTTTAGTGGGAGGGAAAAAATCATGA